One Vicia villosa cultivar HV-30 ecotype Madison, WI linkage group LG5, Vvil1.0, whole genome shotgun sequence genomic window, AGTTCTTCTGATATAGTCTGCTTGCTTCTCAGTTTTAGCAGCTTGATGGTTTCTATCTGCTTCTGCTGCTGCTCGCTTTTCCTCCGCTCTGTGCCTTGCAGCTGCTAATTTGTTCATCAGCATGTCATGTGACTTGCCCCTTATTCTTTCAACCTCTACCTGTAAACATTTAGGGAATATAATCACATGACCGTCTTTGAGAACGTGCAAGACAGTCTACCGCATAGGGTCTAAAATTTAACGTTGTTAACTGTGACTAAATAGaatctcataaaatatttgtcacgCTTAAATCGTAGTAAAATAGAGCCCCTGTTTGTGTTGTTAAGTTGTGGCTAACCTACACTGAGACTCCAAAAACATAAAACGGCAGTCATCGTTCACCTCCTTACAGTGATTACACATATGATTTTTGCATTGATAGTCTCAGCCGTCCATTCTTCCATATCAGGATTGGAAGTTAACGTGCAAAGTTTGTACCAAAAATCTAAATTAAACGGCCACATTAGCAACAATAAAATCAGTATTTTAACAGACAATGCAAACCTCAATTTTTCTCATCTTGGCTTCCGTTTTCGCTTTCTGATGATTCTCCCATGCCTGAATTTTCATCTCCTCGCGCCTAAATCTGCATAATTATATCCGTATTAGAAGAACGACAACAATATGATTAAAAGGAGTTATGTAGGAATTACAATCTTCTAGACGTGTATTATGTACTCACTCGCGACTAACAATAATGATAATTTTTAAAATCTTGAATCGCTATAGATCAAAGAACTTAGCGCACTTAAGGATTTAACTACAGTTTATAGTGATAACATTCATATAACTGGCGTAAACTGACCTGGCCATATATTTGGCCTTCTCGGCCTCCTCCCATGCTGCTGCACGAGCTTCAACGATATTCTTCATTGGTTGTTCGGTATTTTTTGTTTTCAGTGAAGTGGATGCATCCTTGTCCTCTTCTTCTTTGCTAGCCCAAGCAGCAATGTTCATTTTACCTAGTTGCGTCCCAAGGACCATTATTTCCCGCCTAGTTTTCATTTGTAGCTCCTTTTCAGACAATTCATTCTTGTTAAGATTCAGATTGTCATTAATTAAAGTCGATGATGGGGCGGCTCTGGTGGGCGTAGAAGGCCGGGAAGAATTAGGGCTGAGCATTGGTGTTGTTGCCCCTACTGGTGTACCTGTTCTTGATGGCTCCTGACTAGCAATAGGTGTCATTTCTGTTCCCATATCTCTCATTGATACAGATCGAGCTGTTGAAGGAGGAGGAACAAATGTCGTTGCACTTTGGGCCGCAATCGATGAATTATGCTGGCTGAGACTAACCGCTGGTATCAAAATTTGAAAAGATAAAGAGTATGATCAAGTGATAACTAGGTATAGTAGTCTAAACTCTAAACCAAAATGAAAAATTTACCATAAGCATTTGCAATTGCATAGGGGTCGTCTTCCCAATTCACAAACTTTTGTCCTCCACTTTCCATCTTAGTTTGATTTGCATCGATTTGCTTTGTATCCGGTTCATCTAAACCAATTTCTCTTTGATCTGGAACTTCAACGACAACTTTCATCGAAGGTTGTCGGCTTCCAAGACCTGCAACCTTTCGAGGAACTGCATGCCCACCTTGCCCTTGACTCTGTGCAGTCTTTGGCCTGTTTGACGTCGGACTTGCTATCCACTTCTGCGCGTCGTCCCATTTAGATGGTGCTGGTTTTGAGAATGGCCCCACAGGTACTCTCGGTGGGGCACGCTCGGCCTTTTGAAATTCAAACATTGATGGGGACATCATCATATTATCATACCCGCTATCGTAATCTAAAGAAGGATCTTCTAGAATTCTATTCCTTGAAGCCACTGATCCTGCATTAGCCTTCGCCATACGATCACCGCTATCTTCTTCTACACTACAAGTTCGATCGGTAGAAGATGAATATTCAGGATGGACACTCACAACATCTACATCTTTACAATGATCAGAACCGCTGCCACCTGAAACCGATACGTCGAACAAAAGTGAGCTTACCAAAATCGAAATAGGAAACACCAGCCATTCT contains:
- the LOC131607675 gene encoding uncharacterized protein LOC131607675, translating into MDYERIQKPQGGGGFSPGKLRSMLLGVEKKRKQEEELDSNFTLRSQHSDMDESGGSGSDHCKDVDVVSVHPEYSSSTDRTCSVEEDSGDRMAKANAGSVASRNRILEDPSLDYDSGYDNMMMSPSMFEFQKAERAPPRVPVGPFSKPAPSKWDDAQKWIASPTSNRPKTAQSQGQGGHAVPRKVAGLGSRQPSMKVVVEVPDQREIGLDEPDTKQIDANQTKMESGGQKFVNWEDDPYAIANAYAVSLSQHNSSIAAQSATTFVPPPSTARSVSMRDMGTEMTPIASQEPSRTGTPVGATTPMLSPNSSRPSTPTRAAPSSTLINDNLNLNKNELSEKELQMKTRREIMVLGTQLGKMNIAAWASKEEEDKDASTSLKTKNTEQPMKNIVEARAAAWEEAEKAKYMARFRREEMKIQAWENHQKAKTEAKMRKIEVEVERIRGKSHDMLMNKLAAARHRAEEKRAAAEADRNHQAAKTEKQADYIRRTGHVPSYFSFSFCTWCS